CTTCGGTCCGGCCGAGCAGCCGGCAGCCTCGTCCGTGCGCAGCCTCTGGGCCGTGGGTTTCTGCGGCGGGTTCACCACGTTTTCCACCTTCAGCTGGCAGACGCTCGACCAGATGACGAAGGGCCATTGGGGCGCCGCCGCAGCCAACGTGCTGCTGTCGGTCGCGCTCTGCCTGTTCGCGGTCTGGCTGGGATTCCGCCTGGGGCGGGTATGAAACGGATCCTCTGGCTGCTGGGTCTGCTGGGGCTTTCGCTGGCCCGCGGTGACGAGCTGTCGGCGCGGCTCATCGTCCTGGCCAACTCCCGCCAGCCGGAGTCCGTCGCGCTGGCGCGGTTCTATACCGAGCAGCGGGACATTCCGGAAACCAATGTCA
This DNA window, taken from Oleiharenicola lentus, encodes the following:
- the crcB gene encoding fluoride efflux transporter CrcB; amino-acid sequence: MHLASSLLLIALGGAAGSVARALIALALPARFPWATLLVNVAGSFLIGWLMVRFGPAEQPAASSVRSLWAVGFCGGFTTFSTFSWQTLDQMTKGHWGAAAANVLLSVALCLFAVWLGFRLGRV